The region AGCGCACTCATgaagccgctgccactgGCCACCCtattcttctccctcccccctcctcccccttgcGCACCTCACTTTCAGTTCTGCTATCACCCGCCGACCAGCATCAGCGCTTCGGCGACAAGGCagatacacacgcacgcgcacaatCAAAACTACGTGTATTAGGGGGGGCGAAACAGAGCCATGGCGACCACCGCCTTCTCGATGGAGGGATCGAAGCACGATATGAACACCTTCTGGAGTCGCGCCCGGTACTGGACGGAGGCGATCAACCCTCTGATGCTGCTCGAGAATGAGCGGACACTTCAGAGgcatcagctgctgctcgaccGGTGGAGAGATGGGCAGGCCAGCACCGTCCCGGATGCGGACCtctggcgcgcgcgcgcagctctTGAGAGTTGCATTCACCCCACCACGCAGGAAGTCATCTTCCCCGCCTTCCGCATGTCTATGTTCCTCCCGATGAACTACGTTGTTGTCCCGCTCATGATGCTACCATCGACCGTCATGAGCGTGGGCCGCACGATGGCGATCCAGTGGCTCAACCAGAGCTACAACAGCGCCGTCAACTACGCCAACCGCTCGTCTGACAAGCAGCCGGCGTCAGAAATATTGAAGGCGTACGTGGCAGCGGTCGCTGTGgcgtgcggcggcagcctgATGGCGACCATGTGGCTGAAGCGCATCCCCACTAAGACGACGAAGGCGACGCTTATCCGTGCGACGGTGCCGTTCCtcgccgtcagcggcgccgcgacggTGAACGTGGCGAGCATGCGCAAGAACGAGTGGCTCAGCAGCGGACAGGGCATCAGCGTCGTCGACGAGGATGGCGTCACGCGCGGCAAGAGCACCGCGGCCGGATGGGACAGCCTGAAAAAATGCAGCGCCACGCGCATCGCTTGGAACCTCCCGTgcatgctgctgccgacTCTGAGCGTGATGCCACTCATGCGCGTCAGCTCCTTCGTCAGGCACCACACCGTGCTCACGGAAAGCCTGCTGCAGATGCTCGGCCTCACGCTcggcgtgccgctggcgctggctGCGTACAACCTTCACCAGACAATCCCAGCGTTGAAACTTGAGCCGCAGTTCCACGGCCTCCAGCGGCTCGACGGCTCGCCTGTGAAGACGCTCAAGTACTACAAGGGGCTGTAGACGTCTGtccctctgtctgtctccctcgctctctgtgaCTTTGAACGTGGGAgtctgcgtgtgcggtgCCGTCCAGCCGCCCAGGGTTAACATGCATAGCCATATCGATGTGAGGCGTTCCTCTCCaccccatctctctctctccccccccccccgccgccatgcatgcatgcatcCGCGGCAACGCCTCTTAGTTGTCTTCGTCCGCGCTcgtccccttctctctctcgcgcccctccctccctccctccctccccccttcctctctgaGTCAACgggcgtgcatgcgtgggtGCTGGTATGTGTCAGGgcctgtttctcttttccgctGCCCGTCTCGCGTACCGCACGCTCGCActcgcgcctctctccgaccatctccccctcctttccgtGTCTCCCGATTGAAtaagcacagcagcgccggaggaagggggaggaggaggaggaaaccGGCGGCGGCTCGCTCGCGCCCTTGTTCACCTGGTAGCTGAGCGCGTATCACTTGCTCcactgtggcagcagcagcgccatgaTTAGCCTTTgcctcgcccccctcccgtcAACCTCCCCGCCCTCCGCCTTCTTCCTACTCGCCACTCACGCACGTTTGCACGCGTAGCCATCATTATCAAAACTCCAGCCGCGCGCCTATTGTCATCAACGCCTACGccctccgccctcctcctctcctctgaAAATTATcatgagcagcgcctcgaaGCCGACGGGCAGTGGGTCGTCCGTCACGGATCCACTCACGCCGCTAGCAGCCGCGTCGCTgtcctcgccgcctgcgccgaAGCTGTCGACTCCCCCTGTcgcagccacggcagcaacgccgtCAGAGccggccaccgccgccgtgacgGCGGacaacgacggcgccgaggcgcagccacagcggcgtGGCTGGGAAGCTGTCAGGGATGGGCGCTTCCGCATCGCCCTCACCCATCACTACGCCATCAGTGACGACCACACCGACGCGGCGCCATCCACCTCTACAGACGCCGTGCAGGCGGAGCACGCAACCGACGCAGCCGCGGTGCTTGGCGACAAGGAGGGCCGCGCGCTGATGTGCGACACACCGGGTAGCGAATTCTGCGCAACCGAACCGCACATTGAGGTTAGTCTGGAGGCGTCGCTGGTGAATGCGATCAACAGCGCCTACACCTCTACCGGCTACCCGttcgtcgccaccaccggcaACGCGCGTGGCTCTGTCTACGGCTCTTTCGTGGACCTTAGCAACCCGTCCCTCAGCTCCCtggagctgccgccgtcgcagtCCATCATCGTCGCCCCACGCGAGGCCAGCGACCCTGGCAGCACGCCGGCGCACGACCTGGTCGAGATGGACACTCTGCTTGCAATTCGGTGGggccgcggcgacggcatAATGAAGACTGCCGGGACCGCAGTccctgtcgccgccgcgcatgGGAAGCATACTCAGACCGCGGCACCTACCGGAGCCGCCGGCAGTCCGCACTCGCCAGCCGTGGCACGCACCATCGCGCACCATCTCTCGCAGTACCCGGAGGGCATTCATGGTATCAACTCATccccggcgctgcggcagatcCTGGTAGAGGGGACACTGCCGACAACGCTGGCAAGCACGCCTTCGGCGCCGGTGAACACAGCCGCGCAGGCACCGGCCCCGTCGGGCGCAGAGGCAAatgtgccaccgctgccaacGTCGCCGCAGAGCAACGCCCCTGTTCAACACACCCTTGTCAGCGCTAGCACTTTCAACCACGTCTCCGTCTACCTTGTTGCCCACCAGGACGGGAAGCTGCTCTACACGGCGCCGATACAGAGCCTCTCCGCCAGCATCGCGACGCGCAAGGTGACAGCACATCAGCTCATTCTcgtagggaggggggaagtggaTATGCTGGTGACGGACCCCTTCACACCGCCCCGGACAATGCCGCCCAAGCACACTCGGATTGGCTTCGCTGATATCTCGGTCGCTGGCGAAGAGGCTGCCATCTTCTTCCGCTCTAAGACGTCTCGCTTCGTAGACGCCGATCCCGGCATGAAGACCATTTCAGCCGCGCCGATCCGCTTCACCGTAGAGCCGCACCTTCTGCTGGGAAACCAAAATGGCGACATCTTCGTGTTTAGCCTTCTGCAAGAGCGCATTGTGCAGCACATCAACTACAACGCCGGCAAACCCAACGTCTCCGCGGCCATCGCTAGCGGCAGCAATGGCGTCGGCAGCAAGCTGATCTGCTCCCCCGTCTCGTGCATCGCGGAGATACAGAACGGCATCGAGAAGAAGATCACGTGCATGGTCGAGCACGCCGCCCTGGCGAAGCGCGACCGCCGGCGGTCCTTCTCCACGGACGACATCACGACTGGCTTCCCCGCAGACACCAatgccgcggcgccgtcgtaCTACGACAACGACGTCCCCCCGTCCCTCTACGCTGTCGGCTTTGATGATGGCCAGATGCTGCTCCTGTGCGTCACTTGCGAGGGAGGGTGGTTGCTGCGGCACTTCAACAACCAGTACTTCGGAGTGCGGCCAATCCATTCCATcgccgtgcgtgtgccaCCCTTCTACACACGTCTGTGGACCAGCCACCTGccccccatcaccaccgcaccTCACGGAAGAAAACGTAGCACCAACAAGTCCACGGGAGCACCAGTGCCCATCACGACCCTcgtcaccgccacagcggcacTTATCGTGCACAAGGAGCATCAGCTCATCGCGGCCATCTcgtgcagtggcggcgccaTTGCGCTGGTGCGGCTCCCCGGGATGGAAATTATCTACTCCGTCGATTCGACCGACTACAACGCCGTCGGCGAGATACTGGCGCTGCAGTGGATGGCGACGATGCCGGACCACCTGCTGACGCCAGACATCCTCGTCGCCTCCGGCGAGGATGATACGATGACGGCCTTCCAGCTGCTCGAGCAGTTCCTCGTGAGCGCCGTCGAGGGGAATCACCACAACGGCAACGACAGCGTGCCACACTTGTCGTTCACAGAATCCGTCGTGGCGAATGGCCGACTGCGCATCCTGGAGAAAAAGCGGTTCCACCGCAGCTGGGTGAACCGGTTGAACCT is a window of Leishmania braziliensis MHOM/BR/75/M2904 complete genome, chromosome 1 DNA encoding:
- a CDS encoding putative tricarboxylate carrier, producing MATTAFSMEGSKHDMNTFWSRARYWTEAINPLMLLENERTLQRHQLLLDRWRDGQASTVPDADLWRARAALESCIHPTTQEVIFPAFRMSMFLPMNYVVVPLMMLPSTVMSVGRTMAIQWLNQSYNSAVNYANRSSDKQPASEILKAYVAAVAVACGGSLMATMWLKRIPTKTTKATLIRATVPFLAVSGAATVNVASMRKNEWLSSGQGISVVDEDGVTRGKSTAAGWDSLKKCSATRIAWNLPCMLLPTLSVMPLMRVSSFVRHHTVLTESLLQMLGLTLGVPLALAAYNLHQTIPALKLEPQFHGLQRLDGSPVKTLKYYKGL